The genomic window TTTATTTTTTCCAAAGATTGATCCTATTTACCCTGCAACACTTTCAAAAAGACTGATTACTGATTTGTTACGTATCAAATTTAAATACGATGGTTTAGTCGTCAGCGATGCGTTAGTTATGAATGCAATATCTAACAAATATAGTAGTGATAAGGCTGCAGTCTTGGCATTTGATGCAGGAATTGATTTGATTATGATGCCAAAAGATATTGATGAGGCAATTGATTCTCTTACCGATGCTTTTTATTCAGGAAAAATTTCTATAGAAAGGTTACATATATCTAGGGAAAGAAGAAAAAAACAACTTGATTTAATTAGTAATAAAAAGGATTTTAAAAAAGAAGAATTTAGGAATGACGATATAAAGAATAAATTTTTGTTAGATGTTTCTAGATTTAGTGATTCTATAATAAAAAAATCAATTTTCATCAGAGAAGAAAGTACTATTAAAGCTGAGGTGAATCATATTAATCTTATACAAATTGATAATTTTGATCAAGTATCAAATAAATTTTTTCCTGCATTAGATTTACCTAAGGCAGTAGGTTTTAAAAATTTAATTATACATCCCTTTGGTATCAGTCCATGGACAAAAACTAATAAAAAATTGTTAGAATTGAGGCAACTTGGTAATAGTAAAATTCTTGTTCAGCTTTTTGTAAGAGGTAAGCCATTCATCGGATTAGATTATCATAATGATCATTGGTTAGATGCTATAAAAAATTTAGAAATTGAGGAAAGATTATCAGGAATTGTTATATATGGATGTCCCTATTTATATGATAAAATAAAAGAAACTATCCATGAATCTATTCCTTTGGCTTATAGCCCTAGTCAAATAGAGGAAGCACAAAATCAAATTTTAAGCCGTATTTTGCAATTAAAAATAGTTCAAAAAGAAATTGATAAAAAATTAAGTAAAGAATTTACTGATTAAAAATTTTTTAATCAAGAAATTAGTATTTAAGAAAAACCTTATTATTGTCTAGATGACTGCATAGTTATTCTTTAGACTTAATAGGAATGAAGCATACAGAAATGACTTTAACCGACAAGAAGATAATTATTACCCGTGCCCAAGAGCAGACTTCAGAGGCACGTGCGATTTTTATAAAAAATGGAGCTGAGGTATTTGATCTTCCTTCATTAGTTATTGGACCTCCAGATGACTGGGCTCCTTTAGATGATGCTTTAAAGAAAATTTCTACCTTTGACTGGATCATCTTTTCGAGTGCAAATGGTGTGAGAAATGTTGAACATAGAATGCAAGAAATGGGCTTATCTTTGTCGGAAATTTCTAAGACTATTCAAATTGCCTCTGTAGGAAGAAAAACAGCTGCTTTGTTATCAGATATAGATGCAAAGATTAGCTTTGTTCCTCCTAGCTTTGTTGCAGATAGCCTGGTTGAATATTTCCCTCAGAATCCAAAAGGTTTAAAACTATTTATTCCCAGAGTGCAAACTGGTGGCAGATCAATATTATCTGACTCTTTCAAATTAAAAGGAGCAGAGGTTACTGAAGTAGCTGCTTATGAATCTTCTTGCCCTAAAGATATACCTCAAAAGACTATAGATGCTTTGAATAGTGGAAAAATAGATATTATTGCTTTTACTAGTGGTAAAA from Prochlorococcus marinus XMU1408 includes these protein-coding regions:
- a CDS encoding glycoside hydrolase family 3 N-terminal domain-containing protein, yielding MNKSDLRRQVAELFIVRASGFNLDSQRLYPNLEASNSNLKRLLEEGVGGVIFFGGTVKELEVRCNVLKKWSGKPLLLCADIEEGVGQRFYGGTKFIPPMGIAQIYKKDHNLAISFAEKIGYFTGKEAKNIGLNWLLAPVCDINNNSNNPVINLRAWGEEPETVKSLTCAFQRGVSRAKMLTCAKHFPGHGNSEVDSHLDLPEIQNDLSKLEKFELIPFKSLINQGVNSVMIGHLFFPKIDPIYPATLSKRLITDLLRIKFKYDGLVVSDALVMNAISNKYSSDKAAVLAFDAGIDLIMMPKDIDEAIDSLTDAFYSGKISIERLHISRERRKKQLDLISNKKDFKKEEFRNDDIKNKFLLDVSRFSDSIIKKSIFIREESTIKAEVNHINLIQIDNFDQVSNKFFPALDLPKAVGFKNLIIHPFGISPWTKTNKKLLELRQLGNSKILVQLFVRGKPFIGLDYHNDHWLDAIKNLEIEERLSGIVIYGCPYLYDKIKETIHESIPLAYSPSQIEEAQNQILSRILQLKIVQKEIDKKLSKEFTD
- a CDS encoding uroporphyrinogen-III synthase, whose translation is MKHTEMTLTDKKIIITRAQEQTSEARAIFIKNGAEVFDLPSLVIGPPDDWAPLDDALKKISTFDWIIFSSANGVRNVEHRMQEMGLSLSEISKTIQIASVGRKTAALLSDIDAKISFVPPSFVADSLVEYFPQNPKGLKLFIPRVQTGGRSILSDSFKLKGAEVTEVAAYESSCPKDIPQKTIDALNSGKIDIIAFTSGKTVINTVSLLKKYFGENWLNLIEKIKLVSIGPQTTISCKNLIRKPDKEATPHDLEGLLQACLEINFS